A stretch of Anolis sagrei isolate rAnoSag1 chromosome X, rAnoSag1.mat, whole genome shotgun sequence DNA encodes these proteins:
- the LOC137094996 gene encoding creatine kinase M-type codes for MPFGNTHNKYKLNFKPEEEFPDLTKHNNHMAKVLTLDIYKKLRDKETPSGFTVDDVIQTGVDNPGHPFIMTVGCVAGDEESYDVFKELFDPIISDRHGGYKPTDKHKTDLNHENLKGGDDLDPNYVFSSRVRTGRSIKGYTLPPHCSRGERRAVETLSIKALNSLTGEFKGKYYPLKDMTDAEQQQLIDDHFLFDKPVSPLLLASGMARDWPDARGIWHNDNKTFLVWVNEEDHLRVISMQKGGNMKEVFRRFCVGLQKIEEIFKQAGHPFSWNEHLGYVLTCPSNLGTGLRGGVHVKLPHLSKHAKFEEILTRLRLQKRGTGGVDTEAVGAVFDISNADRLGSSEVDQVQLVVDGVKLMVEMEKKLEKGQAIDDMVPAQK; via the exons ATGCCTTTCGGAAACACCCACAACAAGTACAAGCTCAACTTCAAGCCGGAGGAGGAGTTCCCTGACCTCACCAAGCACAACAACCACATGGCCAAGGTCCTGACCTTGGACATCTACAAGAAGCTGAGGGACAAGGAGACCCCCAGCGGCTTCACCGTGGATGACGTCATCCAGACCGGAGTGGACAACCCAG GTCACCCTTTCATCATGACCGTGGGCTGCGTGGCCGGAGACGAGGAGTCCTACGACGTCTTCAAGGAGCTCTTTGACCCCATCATCTCAGACCGTCACGGAGGCTACAAGCCCACCGACAAGCATAAGACTGACCTCAACCATGAGAACCTGAAG GGTGGAGACGACCTGGACCCCAACTACGTCTTCAGCAGCCGCGTGCGGACGGGGCGCAGCATCAAGGGTTACACCCTGCCCCCCCACTGCAGCCGTGGGGAGCGCCGTGCCGTGGAGACCCTCTCCATTAAGG CTCTGAACAGCTTGACCGGAGAGTTCAAGGGCAAATACTATCCCCTGAAGGACATGACCGATGCAGAACAGCAGCAGCTGATCGACGACCATTTCCTCTTTGACAAGCCCGTCTCCCCACTCCTGCTCGCCTCCGGCATGGCCCGCGACTGGCCCGACGCCCGCGGTATCTG GCACAATGACAACAAGACCTTCCTGGTCTGGGTGAACGAGGAGGACCATCTCCGCGTCATCTCCATGCAGAAGGGCGGCAACATGAAGGAGGTCTTCCGGCGTTTCTGCGTTGGCCTCCAAAAG ATTGAGGAGATCTTCAAGCAGGCCGGCCACCCCTTCAGCTGGAACGAGCACTTGGGCTACGTCCTGACCTGCCCCTCCAACCTGGGCACCGGCCTCCGTGGCGGCGTCCACGTCAAGCTGCCCCACCTCAGCAAACACGCCAAGTTTGAGGAGATCCTGACACGCCTCCGCCTGCAGAAGCGTGGCACAG GTGGTGTGGACACTGAGGCCGTGGGCGCCGTCTTCGACATCTCCAACGCTGACCGCTTGGGCTCCTCCGAAGTGGACCAAGTGCAGCTGGTGGTGGACGGGGTCAAGCTGAtggtggagatggagaagaagctGGAGAAAGGCCAAGCCATCGACGACATGGTCCCCGCACAGAAGTGA